The Candidatus Manganitrophaceae bacterium genomic sequence CCCCGCAGGGAGGGTGACGCGGTACTCCTCGATCGGAATCTGAAGGCCGCTCCCCTCCGGATCGAGGCCGACCATCGATTTGGACGGCTTCTTTTTGCGTGTGAGCTTGATCCCCGGCGTCGGGGAGGTCGGTGCGAGTCCCGCGTGCAGAAGGAAGGAAAGCTGGGGGTCGGCCTCGGGAAGGGTGATCGTGTCGGTCACCTCGATTCGCCCCTTCTCCGGCGTCAGGGCGATTTTGATCTCATGGTGGAGCGCGGCGTGGAGGGGGGCGGGGACAAAGATCAAGGCAAGCAGGAAGAGATATCGAAGTGGCTTCATTGGAATTTCTCCGAGGGAAGGCTTTCCGCCATTAAAGGATTTTGGGTGCGTTGTGTCAAGGGGCGATCCATTAATATTGGGCATAAGAGATGATGGAGCAGGGCTTTGCCCCGCGCCCCACCGCGGGGGCTGCGTGCCCAGCCCCCTTCGGCTTCCCCGTGCAGCGGGGGCAAGCCCCTGCGCCCCACGGTCGAATGCCACGCGACCGCGCAAGATCAGCGCGGACTGCTGCGGCTCGACCTGATTGGGTCGATGCTACGTTTGATTAGAGTACGCAGGGGCCTCGAGGCCGCAGGCCTCATCACGCTTCATCTCTTTCTAGTTTGATGGAGAACTAAGAACGTAAGACAGTGCGCGTCCAGGGCGTGCTGTGCCCGCCATCTTGCGCGTTCCAAATCAGACGTCTCATACTCCCTTCCAAATCAGGTCACCTTGTCGAAGCACCATCCGCGGTGCCCTCCCGCGCGTGGTGCAAGTTGTGACCGTGGGGTCCAGGGGGTCTGCCCCCTGGTGTCCCTTGGGAATCCGAAGGGGGTTGGGCAAGCAACCCCCGCGGTGGGGTGTGGGGGGAAACCCCACGACTCCAGGCAGTACCCGGGGTCCGGGGCCACGCCCCGACGCCTTTCGTTGACAACCCCCCCCCGCTATGATAAAACCCTTTTTACTCCCATGGAAACCAACACTCCCCCCACACAACTGACGATCGGTTTTTTGCTCACCACAAGCCCCGAGCATCAAAACAGCCACACCGTTTTCCGACTAATCGAAGCGCTCCTCACCGCCGGACATCAGGTGTCGCTTTTTTTGATGGATGACGGCATTTATAATCTTGTTCGAATCGAATCGCCGAAAAGCCCCGCCGCCCAGCTCGAAAAATTAATAAAGGAAGGCTTAACCGTCTCGCTTTGCACCCAGTCGGCCGAAGGGCGGGGGATCTTCGAGGCCGATGCGATCCCCGGCATCGGCTGGCTCTCGCAACATGCGCTCTCTCGAATCGTCGCCCGGTCGGACCGCTTTCTCTCGTTCGGAGCGTGATGTGAAGCGCGTATTGGTCATCGTTCAAGAGAGCCCATTCAACACCCTCCGAACCAGCGAGGCATTCCGAATGACGATGGGGCTGATTCTCTCCGAAAATGAAGTCTCGATTCTGCTGATGGGAGACGGGGTCTGGAGCCTGCTGCCGTTGAAAGCCGAGGCGGTCGGACAGCCGTCGATTGAAACCTATCTGGAATACTTCCCGAGAGTCCGCGTTCAGCTCTATGCCGAGGCGGAGGCGCTCGCCGACCGGGGGATCGAAACGGTTCCCGACGGGACGAAGCGGCTCTCGCACCCAGAAGCGCTCAATCTGATCTCCGAGGCGGAGGTGGTGATCCCCTTTCGATGAAGACGCTCCATATCGTCCGAAAGACAAACGATCCGCTGGCGCAGGAGGCGATCGCGCAAGATCGGCAGGCCGCCGTTCT encodes the following:
- a CDS encoding DsrE family protein; translated protein: METNTPPTQLTIGFLLTTSPEHQNSHTVFRLIEALLTAGHQVSLFLMDDGIYNLVRIESPKSPAAQLEKLIKEGLTVSLCTQSAEGRGIFEADAIPGIGWLSQHALSRIVARSDRFLSFGA
- a CDS encoding DsrE family protein; translation: MKRVLVIVQESPFNTLRTSEAFRMTMGLILSENEVSILLMGDGVWSLLPLKAEAVGQPSIETYLEYFPRVRVQLYAEAEALADRGIETVPDGTKRLSHPEALNLISEAEVVIPFR